Proteins encoded by one window of Manihot esculenta cultivar AM560-2 chromosome 10, M.esculenta_v8, whole genome shotgun sequence:
- the LOC110623996 gene encoding receptor protein kinase-like protein At4g34220, protein MSFNGVNLHFFTLVLVLVLVPAFSLNTDGVLLLSFKYSILSDPLSVLESWNYDDVTPCAWKGVTCTELGQPRSPDLFRVTSLVLPRSQLLGSIPSDLGFIQYLRHLDLSNNFLNGSLPSSFFNSTELQVISLSGNEISGELPESIGGMVSLQLLNLSDNALAGKIPENLTTLQNLTVLSLRTNYFSGYVPSGFNSVQVLDLSSNLLNGSLPFDFGGGNLRYLNLSYNKLSGPISQDFAEKIPQNSTIDLSFNNFTGAIPESVSLLNQKTESFRGNMDLCGKPLKNLCSIPSTLSTPPNISTISPAIAVIPKPLESTPVANSSSGTQNATAQNQTQTGLKPTTIAAIAVADLAGITILALVILYVYQLKKKKTLNQKNNKSEQKLPSETIISKLDQASSAEPRKTTACSCLTIKAEATSEEATTSDSEHDGGEGSSQQNEVINVNQHQQNKGGKLVIVDGETELDMETLLKASAYILGASGASIVYKAVLADGSAFAVRRIGESGVERFKDFENQVRFIAKLRHPNLVKVRGFFWGDNEKLVIYDYVSNGSLASSSSRKPGSSPLHLPLKVRLNIARGVARGLAFIHDKKHVHGSIKPTNILFNSDMDPIISDFGLDRLISGNNNNYKASNFSQNFGLQKSNSTSQNHPITAASPSATPSSSTTTSTLPYQAPESLKNPKPNPKWDVYSFGIILLELLTGRVVSDRELSQWSVSSISKDENQVLRLADVAIRADLVGREDAMVACLKLGFSCACFAPQKRPTMKEVVQVLEKIL, encoded by the exons ATGAGTTTCAATGGCGTCAATCTTCATTTCTTCACATTGGTTCTTGTTCTTGTTCTGGTTCCTGCATTTTCTCTCAACACAGATGGGGTTCTCTTGCTTTCATTCAAGTACTCGATTCTCAGTGACCCATTATCAGTCCTCGAAAGCTGGAACTACGATGATGTGACCCCATGTGCATGGAAGGGAGTGACCTGCACAGAACTAGGCCAACCACGCTCGCCGGACTTGTTCAGGGTCACTAGCTTGGTCCTCCCTCGTAGCCAGCTTCTGGGTTCAATTCCTTCAGACTTGGGCTTCATTCAGTATCTGAGGCATCTTGATCTTTCTAATAACTTCTTAAATGGGTCATTGCCTAGTTCATTTTTTAACTCCACTGAACTGCAAGTGATTTCTCTTTCAGGCAATGAGATCTCCGGTGAGTTGCCTGAGTCTATTGGTGGAATGGTGAGTTTACAGTTGTTGAATCTTTCTGATAATGCATTGGCTGGGAAAATACCTGAGAATTTGACCACTCTGCAAAATCTTACAGTTCTTTCTTTAAGAACTAATTATTTTTCTGGTTATGTTCCGAGTGGTTTCAATTCTGTCCAAGTGTTAGATCTGTCTTCAAATCTTCTAAATGGGTCATTGCCGTTTGATTTTGGCGGGGGTAATTTGCGTTACTTGAATCTCTCATATAACAAGCTTTCAGGGCCAATTTCACAAGATTTTGCAGAGAAAATCCCTCAGAATTCAACCATTGATCTCTCTTTCAACAACTTCACAGGAGCAATCCCAGAGTCTGTCTCTTTGCTTAATCAAAAAACTGAATCATTCAGAGGAAATATGGATCTTTGTGGGAAACCATTGAAGAATCTTTGCTCAATCCCATCAACTCTCTCTACTCCACCAAATATTTCAACCATTTCACCAGCTATTGCAGTCATACCAAAACCACTTGAATCAACTCCAGTAGCCAACTCGTCTTCAGGAACCCAAAACGCTACTGCACAAAACCAAACCCAAACCGGTCTAAAACCAACCACTATAGCTGCCATTGCGGTGGCAGATTTAGCCGGCATAACCATTCTTGCTCTAGTTATTCTTTATGTATACCAgctcaagaagaagaagactctCAACCAAAAGAATAACAAGAGCGAGCAAAAACTCCCATCAGAAACCATAATATCTAAACTTGATCAGGCGTCGTCGGCGGAGCCAAGAAAAACTACTGCCTGTTCATGCCTAACTATTAAAGCTGAAGCAACATCAGAAGAAGCAACAACTTCAGATAGTGAGCACGACGGCGGCGAGGGCAGCAGCCAGCAGAATGAAGTGATCAATGTGAACCAGCATCAGCAGAATAAAGGAGGAAAGCTGGTGATAGTCGACGGGGAGACTGAACTGGACATGGAAACACTACTAAAAGCATCAGCATACATATTGGGAGCTAGCGGAGCAAGTATAGTTTACAAGGCTGTGCTCGCAGATGGTTCTGCGTTTGCAGTGAGGAGAATAGGAGAAAGTGGTGTGGAGAGGTTTAAAGATTTTGAGAACCAAGTGAGGTTCATTGCGAAGTTGAGGCATCCAAATTTGGTTAAAGTTCGTGGGTTTTTCTGGGGAGATAATGAGAAGCTTGTTATTTATGACTATGTCTCCAATGGCAGCCTTGCAAGCTCAAGCTCCA GAAAGCCAGGTTCATCACCATTGCATCTACCCCTAAAGGTCCGGCTCAATATAGCAAGAGGAGTAGCTCGAGGACTAGCCTTCATTCATGACAAGAAGCACGTGCATGGCAGCATCAAACCCACCAACATCCTCTTCAACTCTGACATGGACCCCATCATCTCCGATTTCGGCCTAGATCGGCTCATCTCCGGCAACAACAATAACTACAAAGCTAGCAACTTCAGCCAAAATTTTGGACTCCAAAAATCCAACTCCACTTCACAAAACCACCCAATCACTGCAGCCAGCCCCTCTGCAACCCCTAGTTCATCCACAACCACCAGTACGCTGCCGTATCAAGCGCCGGAATCGTTAAAGAACCCAAAGCCAAATCCTAAATGGGATGTCTATTCATTTGGTATTATTTTGCTTGAACTTCTCACCGGCAGAGTTGTTTCAGATCGAGAATTAAGCCAATGGAGCGTGAGTTCAATATCAAAGGATGAGAATCAGGTATTGAGATTGGCTGATGTGGCGATAAGAGCTGACTTAGTGGGTAGAGAGGATGCCATGGTGGCATGCTTGAAATTAGGGTTTAGTTGTGCTTGTTTTGCACCACAAAAGAGACCCACCATGAAAGAAGTAGTTCAAGTGTTGGAGAAGATCCTTTAG
- the LOC110624189 gene encoding uncharacterized protein LOC110624189: MSISATTILVNSQDTLITIKVATQLPHKLTTVNYLSWRAQFYALLIGLDLTGYIDDKIPCLPSTLTTGETISPNPAHFLWLRQDSLLFHAILASVSESLVSLISSSKTSSEAWNNLALYFANKSCSRVMHLKEKFCELTATIRTCENLIAFEELHEKLLDFDSLFKKEASSELSIITANVQYQFCDRFGHTAKNCFKITKNARVPYANATIASNASSSPWLADSAASHHVTSDFSNLSVYSEYIGPDEILIDDGSGEGSQYGGFTHSRQE; the protein is encoded by the exons ATGTCAATCTCAGCCACAACCATTCTAGTTAACTCACAGGATACTCTAATTACCATTAAAGTTGCAACCCAACTCCCTCACAAATTAACTACCGTTAATTATCTCTCATGGCGTGCTCAGTTCTATGCTCTTTTAATTGGTCTTGATCTCACTGGATACATTGATGACAAAATACCTTGTCTGCCATCTACCTTGACAACTGGAGAAACCATATCTCCTAATCCTGCTCATTTTCTTTGGCTTCGCCAAGATAGTCTTCTTTTTCATGCTATTTTAGCATCAGTTTCTGAATCTTTGGTTTCACTCATTTCGTCTTCAAAAACATCCAGTGAAGCTTGGAATAATTTAGCACTATATTTTGCTAATAAATCTTGTTCTCGTGTTATGCATCTCAAAGAAA AATTTTGTGAATTAACTGCTACTATTAGAACATGCGAAAATCTGATCGCTTTTGAAGAACTTCATGAAAAACTTTTGGACTTTGATAGCCTTTTTAAAAAAGAAGCCTCATCTGAACTTTCAATCATCACTGCTAAT GTTCAATATCAATTCTGTGATCGGTTTGGTCACACAGCCAAGAATTGTTTCAAAATAACCAAGAACGCTCGTGTTCCATATGCTAATGCAACAATAGCTTCAAATGCAAGCTCCTCTCCTTGGCTTGCTGATTCTGCTGCTTCACACCATGTTACCAGTGATTTTAGTAACTTGTCAGTTTACTCTGAATATATAGGACCAGATGAAATTCTTATCGATGATGGCTCAG gTGAAGGATCTCAATACGGTGGCTTCACTCATTCAAGGCAAGAATAA